The uncultured Desulfatiglans sp. DNA window CCAACCCGGAGACGGCGAGCCCCGTCACCTCGGAGAACCAGACCCAGTGCGTGATCCGCACCGGCGGCGGCAATCAGATCCACACCGAAGACTCAGACGGCAAACAACTGATCAAGCTGCAGACCCCCACGGCGCGCAGTTCCATCCGCATCGGCGCCCCGAATCCGGGAGATGGCCCGACCGGCGTGATGATCTTCACCGAAGGATCGGAGCACGTCATCGTGCAGGGGCACCGGGAACTCAGCGTGGATCAGACGGACACCGTCAGGGTCACCGGAGAGCGGACCAAGCGGGTGGGGCAGAATGAAAACATCACCATCACGGGCGGCCTCAATATGAATGTGGGCCAAGGGGTGATGACCACCATCGAGGCAGGGGGCGAAACGCACGACGTCACGGGCGGCCGGCATGTCTTCCTCCAAGGCGAAGAAGTGCGCACGGTCTCGAACGGACGGCACGTGACCGTCGAGGGCGGCGGCGAGACCTACACCGTCAACGGCGGGCGGGAAGTCACGGTTTCGGGCGGGGACACGCACCGCATCACGGGCGGCGATACGAGCACCATCACCGGGGTGAAAAGCCTCACAGTGAACGGCACGGACAACTACACGGTCAACGGACCGCGCACGATCACCGTCAACGGACCCGAGGCGCGCAACATCGCCCTGCTGGACAACATCGTCCAGGGCTTCGAAAAATCGATCAAGCTGGCAGCCGCGATCGAGATCTTCATGGGATTCAAGAACGAGACGAAGCTCTCGCTCGGCCTCGAGCAGAAGGCGATCGCCATCAGCCACGCCGCCGTAAACCTGGGCAAGGACGGCATCAAGTCCGACAACGGCAAGATCGTGCTCGGCGAGCGGGTCCTGCTCGACAACCGCATCGCCAGGATATTCGCATGAAACAGGCAGAAAGGCCTGCTGACCGGTCGAACGGATGAAAGTGATCAAACCCCTGAAACTCGGACTGCTCTACAGGACCTTCGAGGCCGGGGAGCGCTGTTACCTCTCGACGGGGCTCCTCACCTTCTTTTCGTTCGCCGCATCCGAACCGGTGATCGAGACGGAGATCGATCTCTGGAAATACGCTGCCAAGGCGCTCGGCCCCGAGGCCGTGATCGACCTCGGAATGCCGAAGGCCAGGGGCGAGGCCCTGGTCACCGGCCGCTATTTCGCCCCGGACGACGCCCCGACCCCTGCGGGCCGGGTCGGATTCGGGCTGGGCGCGGTCCGGAAAACCCTCTACATCTTCGGCGACCGCTTCTGGCAGCGCGGTCGAAGCGGGGCGTGGATGATCACCGATCCCCTGCCGATGGCCCGGATGGACATCATTTATCCGAATGCCTTCGGCGGCGAGGGGTATGCGCCCAACCCGGTCGGGAAGGGAGCCTCCCCCGTGACATCCGGGCGAGGAGACCCCGCGTGGCCGCTGCCCAACATCGAGGACCCGCGCCGGCTGATCGGTTCGCAGACGGACCGCCCGCCGCCGGCTGGGTTCGGGCCGCTCGATCTGACCTGGGCAGAGCGGTTCTCCAAGGCCGGGACCTATGACCAGGGCTGGCTCCAAACGCGCTTTCCGGGTTTCGCCGCCGATATGGACTGGACGATCTTCAACGCGGCGCCGGCGGATCAGCAGATCGAGGGGTGGTTCAACGGTGATGAACCCTTCGAGATCGATCACATGCACCCCGACCATCCCCACCAGCAGGGGCGCCTGCCCGGCATCCGCCCGCGCTGCTTCATGAACCGCACCACGGGGCCGGACGCGGTTTTCGAAGAGATCCCGGCCCATCTCGAAACAGTGTGGCTCTTCCCCGAGGGGGAAAAGGGTCTGATGATCCACCGGGGCGTCGCCGAGGTGGCCGACCCGGACGCCGACGATGTCCTGCACCTCTTGATCGCCTTCGAATCGATGGGGGACGCCCCCCGCCCGGACGAACACTACCGCCGGGCCCTCGCAAACCGGCTGGACCCGGAAAAAGGCGCCTATTACAGCCTGCGCGAGACGGACCTGATGCCCGACGGGGAGCGCTCCGGTCTGGCCCTGCTGATGGAGGAGAGCGAGGAGGGCCAGCTCCAGGCGAGCGACAACATCCTGGCCGGGCGGCTGCAGGACAAGGCCAGACGGGAGGCCGCCGAAGCTCGGACCCGCGCCTCCGCCCTGGGGCTCGATCCGGCGGCCGCTGAGCCGGACGCAACTCCATCCGAGGAGATATCGTTCGATCCAACCGACATCGACGACGTGGTCGACCACCTGGATGAGATCCTGGCGGAGGCTGAACGGCGCGAAACCGAATCACGCTCGAAAATTCAGGCGCTCATGCAGGAACTCGGGATCGACGGTGAAGCAGCGATGGAGGAAGCCGCGCAAAGCGGGGGCGGCCGGCCGGCCTTCTCCCCCGAGGAGACCATTGCGCGGCTGCGCGAACTGGGGCTCGACAACCCGGAGCTCGAGCAGAAGCTCCATGATGCGAAGGCCCTCCTGGATCAGTCGTACCGCCGATACGGACAGTATTTTCCGCCGGCAGACCGGCCCGCGGCCGGCGATGCCGCCGGCCTGCGCGGCCTGGTCACGGCGGGATACGCGCGCGGCGACTCCCTTGCCGGGATGGACTTGACCGGTGCCGATCTGAGCGGCCTCGACCTGGCCGGCATCGATTTGAAGAACGCCTTTCTCGAAGGGGCGGACCTCTCGGGTTCGAACCTTCAGGGGGCCGATCTCAGCGGCTGCGTCCTCGTGCGCGGCCGTCTGGCGGGAACCCGCTTCACCTCCGCGGAAATGGAGGGCAGCAACCTCGGCGATGCCGGGATCAGCGAGGCGGACTTCAGCGGGGCCGATCTGCGTCAGGCCGTGTTGACCCGGGCCCGGATCAGCCGGAGCGCCTTCAGGGAGGTCTCGATGGACGATGCCGACCTGTCCGAGAGCGTGGTGGATGAGGTCGACTTCAGCAGGGCCGATTTAACAAAGGCCCGATTCATCGATGCCCGGTTGTCCGGGGCGCTCTTCGCCGGGGCCGTGCTGCGCGAGGCCCTCTTCCTGAATACCACCTTGCGGGAGGTGGATTTCAGCGAGGCAGACCTGAGGGCTGCGGTGCTCGTGGGGGCGCAGTGCGAACAGGTCTCCTTCCGCGGCGCGGATCTCAGCCGGCTCTGCACGGCCGGTGAGAACGCATTCAACGGAGCCGGCTTCGAGGGGAGCCGTTTGGCCGGCGCGAACCTGCGCGGCCTCGACTTGTCCAGCGCCCGCCTGGACGGCGCCGATCTCAGCCGGGCCGACCTCAGCCAATGCAACCTGCAGGGGGCGAGCCTCGCGAGGGCGAAGGCGGTCGAAGCGCGGTTCGTCAAGACGGACCTGACCGGGGCCGACCTTTCCGGCATCAACCTGCGCGAGGGGTCGCTCCAGCGGGCGTGCCTCTTTGAAACCGGCTTTCAGGGGGCGAACCTCTATGGCGTGGATTTCATGAAGGCCCGGTTTCGCAACACGGACCTCCGGGGTTCTCTGTTGAAAAAGGTCTTCCTGGATCGATGGATCAAGAAACGACCATGAACCTGGACGAACTGATCGCACGCATGCGCTCCTATCCGGGGCTCAAGAAGACCGCGCCGGTCCGGCCGACCCGCGCCGATCTGGAGCGGCTCGTGCAGTTGGGCGAGCTCGTCTGCCACGCCGACTGCAGCGGAATGGACCTCGAAAGGGCGGACCTCAACGGTGGGATCTTCGAGCGCGTCTCGTTTCAAGGCGCCCGCCTCGAACAGGCCCGACTGAGGGAAGCGGTTTTGGTCGACTGCGACCTTTCCGGTGCCGCCATGGGCGGGGCCGATCTGCACCAGGCCGTCCTCGAAAAGGGGCGGCTGATGCGGACCGATCTCCAGGGGGTGGACCTGACCGACGCCCATGTCCTGCACTGCGATCTCGGCGATGCCGATCTGAGCGGCGCGGACCTGCGGGTCGTGAAGGTTATCGAATCGGACCTTTCGGGAGCCACCCTGGCAAGGGCGCGCCTCCATCGGGCCGCCCTCTACGAAACCCCCCTGCGCGATGCCGATCTGAGCGGCGCGGAACTGGAGCAGACCGTCTTTTCCGGAACCGACCTGCAGGGTGTCAGGCTTGCAGGCGCGCGTTTCCTGCGGGCCTTTTTGAAGGATGCCGTATTGACCGGCATGGACCTGGGCGGCATGGACCTGGCGATGACGCAGTTCATCGGCGCCGACCTGAAGGGCGCCAATCTGGCCGGGGCCGATCTGACCCAGGCAAGCTTCATGGAGGCGGATCTTTCCGGCGCCGTCCTCGACCGGATCCAGGGGCGCTACGCGATCTTCATGAAGGCGCAGATGGCAAAGGCCTCCCTGCGCGGCGCGTTTTTGCTGCAGGCCTCCTTCGAGGAGGCCGATCTGACGCTCGCCGACCTGTCGGGGGTCCGAGCGGAAGGCGGCATTTTCGTCAAGGCCTGCTGCCGTGCGGCGCGCTTCGCGGGGGCGGACCTGACGTATGGTGATTTCAGCCATGCGGACCTGTCCGGGGCGGACCTGTCCCGGGCAGGCCTTTACCGCACGAACCTGCACCGGGTCGTGGAGGAACACTCGCTGTGGCACGGTGCAAACCGCGCTGCCGCGCTTCCGACGGACCCGGACCGGGCCGCGGCGGAAGACTGGCAGCCCGCGGCCGGCGACCCCGAAAACCCGATGCGAAAGGGCTTCTGATCCGCAGACAACCCCAGGCCGCTGCGCGGCGGCTGCGACGAACGGTGCACCGATGGAAGGAAGCGCCGGCACCCAGGAGGAACGACCATGGAAAACCTCGCCGCCAGACGCGGCCCTGTTCCCGTCTTTCAGGAATATGGAAAGATCCAGAAGCTCCAGGCGGACGGCTGCCTCGTCGAAACCGCGTCCGGGCTGATTCGAGCCAGTCAGGCCGTGGGCTGTCTGATCCGTCCGCAGCCCGGCGACAAGGTCCTTGTCTGCTCCGATTCGGACGGCGCCGCCTACATCCTCGCCGTGCTGGAGCGCCGCCCGGACGAAGGACTGGAGATACGGTTCGACCGACCGGCTGCGATCCGGGTCTCGCGCGGCCGCCTGAGCCTCGTTTCCCAGGAGGGCATCGATCTCGGCGCGAACCAGGACATCCAGTTGACCGCCTCGGCCCTCGAGGTGCATGCAGCCCGGGGGAAGGTCATCATGGAGCGGGCCGCCTTCCTCGGGTCCTTTCTGGAGGTCCAGGCGGCCCGGGTCAGGCTGCTGGCGGGGATACTCGAATCGGTGGCGGAGCGCCTCACCCAGAAGATCAAACGCTCCTACCGCGTGATCGAGGAGTCGGAGCACGTCAAGGCGGGCAGCCTCGACTATTTCGCGCGGAAGTGGCTGTCCTTCAAAGGGCGCTACACCCTATTGACCGCCCGGGAAGACGTCAAGGTGGATGGGGAGAGGATCCACATCGGATAGGAGGGCATGATGTTCGCCAATACGCAGATGATGGGGATGGACATGGCCTTTCCGGATGTGTGCCTGACGCCGGCGCCTCCCGCACCGCCGATCCCGGTCCCCTACCCCAATATCGCCATGGGACCCACCGCCAACCCGGGAACGGCCTGCAGGAAGACCTTCATCATGTGCATGCCGGCGCACAATCTCGGCACCATGATCCCCATGACGAACGGCGACAACCCCGGTGTCTCCATGGGGGTCGCCTCCGGGACGGTCATGGGGCCCCAGCGCCATCTGACCGGGGCCTTTACGGTGCTTTTCGAGGGGATGCCCGCGACCCGGCTGACGAGCGCCAGCATCCAGAACAGCACCAACGCCCCCGGGATGCGCCTCGTCCCGAGCCAGACCAAGGTGATCCTGCTCGCCCCCTGAAAGGGGCCGGCGAAGCCATCGCGACGAAAGCGGCAAGGACGTCCGAGGAGAGGCGGAGAGGTCCCCCAGCCGGAGAGTTCGCAGCGCTCCTGCAGGTCCGGAAGAGGAACCCGCAGCCCCCGGCCGAGATTAGAGCCCGCGGAGGATCTCCTCCCGCTTGCGGCGGTATTCGGCCTCGGTGATAAGGCCCTTTCGATGGAGGTCCTGCAGGCGTTCGAGCCTGGACTCCGCAGGGTCACGGGACAGGCCGCCTGATGTACTCACCGAGGCGAGGGCCACGCGCTTCCTGTCGCGCGGATCGATCTTGACCTCGACCGCCGTTCCCGGCTGCAGAAGCGCTGCCTGAAGCCGGGAGACGACCGGAGTGGCCCGGGCCTGATAGGACGCACCGCCGTCTCCGGGGCGGATTTCGAGCAGCAGATCGACCTTGGGGTTGCGATTGACGGTGGTGCCCGTGTCCCGCGCCTCGAGGATGACGGCCGAGGCCGGAAGGCCCCGTTTCTGGAGCGCCCGGTCATGCAGAATCGGGCGGAGGACGCTCCAGTAAACGGCCCCGCAGATGCCCGTAAACAGGAGGGTGAGGAGGATCCCTTCGAGCGGCGAGAGGACGATGACCACACCCAGGCTGATCAGGGCGCAGAGGATGCCGAGGGAGGCGATGAACAGACCGATACGGTGTTGATTCATGGCGTCTCCTTGCCTCCATCCGGAGGCATCGGTTGAAGACCGGAGCGGCTTCCAGCAAACCCGAAAACGGAGATACCCTGAAACTATAACCTTCCTCCCGCGCAGTAGAAAAGACAAAAAAGCTGGATTTGCGGTTTTGTAGGCAATGGAAAGGCGGTGCACCGATGAAACGGATATGGATCACCTCCTTGAGCGGGTCGGAAGATGCGGTCAAGCCCCTGCCGGCCGAACTCAAGACCTATGGGATCGAGGCCGGCGGGCATCCCTGGGTGGACGACGTCGAAAAGGCGGCCTGGATCGAGGCGAGAGAGGTCCTGGTCGATCCCCGGACGGCCCTGTGGGCGATCCTGGGGAGCGGCGAAGCGTTTTCCACCCCCAGTGTGCGCTATGGCCTCGCCCTGCTGGCGATCACCGTTCAGGCAAAACGAGGGCGGGGATTCCCTGTGGCGCTGTTCGTGAGCGGCGGCGCGGCGCCCCCGGCGGACACCCTCCCGACGCCGCTCAAGGGAGCCCAGGTGACGGCCCTCCAGGGGGCGAGCCCGGCGGCCAAGATCGTCGCCCGTCTGCACACCGCTCCTCCGGCGGCGGCCGTGGCGGATTACCGGCTCGATGTGCACGCATCCCCCACCCTCGGGACCTGGTTCGAGGCGGGGCCGGTCGAGACGCCCTGGGAAGGGGCCATGGCCGGGGTAGCCGGCCCGGCCGAGATCACCTTTCAGGCCGTCGGGCCGAGGGGAAGCCTCCCCGAGCGATCGGTCCTGTCCTATCCGGTCAAGGGGATGCAGCTGACGCTCCGGGAAAGGTCCTACCTGGCCTGGGCCGTGCAAAACCGGCTCGATTCCGAGGCGTCCTATTTTTTCAAGGTGCAGGGGACAGCCGATTCCATCCTGTTTGGCCCCTATGCGGCCAGCGAGTCCGCAGAGCTTTTCGTGATGGATTTCTGACTCCGTCGGGGGGGAGAGCTTCAGACACCGCAGCCCGCAGTACAGGCAGAAGGTTTGAAATCGATCCATGGTGTATCGGACGCGGACACGTTCCCATTCCTGAAATGCACTACCTTCACTGATCCGATCGACGCGAGACCCTTAGAGGAATAAGAGATGAGGATGCCATGAAAAAGACATTGCTTTGCACACTGGGTCTGTGGATGGCTTTCATGCTGCCGCCAGGCGTGGCAGCCGCCCCCGACGCCTACCAGCCGGCGGTGGCGCATGACCCCGTCAACGACCGCTACCTATCGGTATTTGCAGACGTCTTCAATGCCACGTCGAGCATTTACGGGGAGCTTCGGGACGCTGCCGGAGAGCCGGCCGGGGATCCGGTCCGCCTCTCGGGAATGGACGGCGCGGTGATGCGGCAGTTTCCGGCCGTCGACCGTATCAGCGAGAACGGGCATTTCCTGGCGGTCTGGAGCGAATCCGCTTTCCTCCCTGATACCAATATACGGTACTGGCGGGTCCTTGGACGGCTGGTTGCCCCGGACGGCCAACCCCTCGAAGGGACAATCCCCATCACAGGATACGTCAGCCAGGGTGAAACGGCCCCGCAGGTTGCCTGCAGCGACGGCCTATGCCTCGTCGTCTGGCAGACGCAGGCCTGCTACAGCCTCGGTCCCACCCAGATCTGCAATCAGGCGATTGCGGCCCGCGAAGTGGATGCGAACGGGACCTTGGTTCAGGAGGAGGCCTTTCTGCTGACACCGTCCAACGAGGAGGTACGCCTACAGGCCTTTCCGGCCGTCGCCTGCGACCCCGCCAGCGGCCGCAGCCTCGTCATATGGCAGGATGACCTGAACGCGGACTCGACCGGCTGGGATATCCACGGTCGTCTTGTCGAGGCCGGCGGGGCACTGATCGGAGATGAACGGATCCTCACAGCGGCCGATGCCGACCAGACCCTGCCCGCCGTGGCCTTCGACCGGCTGGGCGGCCGTTATCTGGCGGTGTGGACGGACGGACGCAATGCCGAGGCACGAGGTGCCGACATCTTCGGGCGTTTGGTCGGCTCTGAAGGCGATTTGATCGGGGACGATTTTCCGATCTCCGACACGGCCGCTGAGGCCTTCTATCCGGCGGTGGTTTTCCTCGAAGCCGGGCGGCGCTTCCTGACCGCCTGGCAGGACGACCGCGGGGGGGAGCTCACCGGTTGGGATGTCTACGGCCGGTTCCTGGATGCCGAGGGCGCGGCGGACGGTCTCGAGATCGCCGTCGCAGCGACCGGCGGCCGCGATACCCGGCCTGCCCTGGCCTACAACCCCCTGGACGTGAGCGTCCTGGCAGCCTATGAAACCGTCCTGGACGACGTCCCGGTGCAGGCATATCGGGTCCTCTCCGCACGCAAGCCGCCCACCGCCGCCGCCGGAGCCGACCAAAACGTGGAAGAAGGCTCGATCGTCACCCTGGACGGAAGCGCCTCCAGGCCGTGGGACCCGTCCGCCCCCATCGTGTCCTACCAGTGGATTCAGGTGGGGGGCGTCCCGGTAGCCCTGAGCGGTGCAGGATCCGCCGTGGCGTCCTTTACGGCGCCCCTGGGAGGCGCCCTGGGCCGTTTGCTGGCCTTCATCCTGGTGGTGACCGACTCGGCAGGACTTCAAGGCGTCGACATGGCCCTGGTGCGGGTGACGGACCTGCCGTTGCCGCCCATCGCCGAGGCCGGCCCCGATCAGTTCGCCGACGAGGGAACCCTCGTAACCCTGGATGGATCGGGCTCCCGGCCGTCCGATCCTTTCTATCCCATCGCGGCCTTCAGGTGGCGGCAGACGGGAGGCACCCCTGTGAGCCTGTCCGGAGGGGAAACCGCCTTAGCGACCTTCACCGCCCCGATGGTGCCTCTTGAAGGGGCCAGGCTCGATTTCGAACTGGAGGTACGCGACGCCTCCGCTCTGGCCTCCTCGGATACAGTGACCATCACCGTGGATGACCGAAGCCCGAGGACCTTCAGGCTGACCCTGCCCTCCGGCGCCTACTCGGAGATCGGCTTTCCGGTCGAGGCGGACCCGGATCTCCTGCGTCAAATCACGGCACAGTTCGGGCCCTATGACACCAAGCGCTTCAGGCTTTTCCGCTGGGATCCTGAGACCGCTGGAAACATCGAGATCGTCAGCCCGGCGTGGGGGGCCGAGCAGGCCTGCGTTCCCGGACGCGGTTACTGGGCGATCGCCCGCGACCCGGCCACGCTGGATATCACCGGCACACCGGCCTCCATCCGCCGTCCCTGCAGGGTCCTTCTGCACCCGGGGTGGAATCAGCTCGCCGACCCTTTCTTCTTCGATGTCGGCTGGAGCGAACGGATCCTGGTCAGCGACGGGACAGAGGAGTCGCTCATCCCTGTCACCGCCGAGGAAAACACGTTGACGAGCCGGGTGATCCTGGAGTACGACGGCGCAACGGGGCAGTATGCCATCGCTTCGGGGCTGCGGATGGGACGGGGTTACTGGATCGAAAACCTGACCCCCGAGGATGTGGAACTCCTGATACCGCCGGAGCCGGCTGCACCCTCGAGTGGTCCGAAGGGCACAGAAGCGGGCAGGGGCACCTATGACGGCCCTCCGCCGCCCCTGCCGCCGGAAGGCCTGGGGAAAACACGGCACCGTCCCTGACCGGATCCATCATCCGGACAGGGGAAGCCGGCAATGGCGTCTTTTGCAATCCGGAAAGGAGGGTTCTTGGGAGATGCTCATAGGATCGAACTGCTTGACCGAGAAGGCCTGCAAGCCGCCCCACGAGCAACCGCGCGGACGAGGCGAAGAGAGGCTTGAAAAGTCCCTTTTCCTATGGAAGTCGAAATCAAGTGCACAGACCAATACATCCAGACAAGAAACGGTGAGGTCCCCACATGCATAAATGCAGCAGAAAAGCGCTGGCAGGATGCGTCCTGATCCTGCTGATGACCCTGTCACCGGCATGGGCCGGACACGTCATCACGGAAGAGGTCCGGCTGTGGGCCAGGGAGGCCCTGCAGCAGGAAAAGGCCCTGGCGGCATCCGCCGCCGCCTCGGACACGATCGCGGTGCTCAACTTCGCCAACCGGACCGGGGCGGCGGAATTCGATCCGCTCCAGAAGGGGTTGGCTGTCATGCTGATCACCGACTTGACGCAGGTCTCATCGCTCCGCGTCGTCGAACGCGTGCGCATGCAGGCCCTGGTGGAGGAGCTGGGACTCGGGGTTTCAGGATTGGTGGAGACCGGGACGGCGCCGAGGGTGGGCAGGCTTCTCCGGGCCCGCTGGCTTGCCGGTGGGGGCATGACAGCCGACCGTGCCCCTGTCATCGACATCCGGGCCGACGTCCTGGAGGTCCCGGACAGCCAAATCCTGGGGCAGCCCGCCGCCCAGGGACCGTTGGCCGAGTTGTTTCGTATGGAAAAGGAGATCCTCTTCGGGATCCTGGCCCTCCTGAAGGTCGAACCGTCGACCGAAGAAGAGGAGGCGCTGCGGCGGCCCCTGACTATCAGCCTCGAGGCCTTCCTGAGGTTCGCCGAAGGGATCGATGCCAGCGACCGCGGGCTCTATCCCAAGGCCGCCGAGCTGTATGAAAAGGCCCTGGAAGCCGACCCCGGCTTCGGTACGGCGGCCGAGGCGCTCGAAGAGTTGAGGTCGCTCGGGCTCATCCCGCCGAAGCGGCGGAGCGGGGCCTTCCTCCGTTCGCTGCGCGACCGGACCTCTCTGACCGACCGTCTCTCACCCGACGAGGTGATCCGGCGCGAGCGGACACCCCAGGATCTGGACCAGCTGCCCCACCCGCTGCCCGAGCCGCCGCCGCCGCCTGAGCGCTTTCAGCCTTGACGCGAGGGCTGAGGAAAGATCTCCTCGAAAGGGGGGAAACCCGTCTCCACCAGGGAAACAGCCTCTGAGAGCAAGCGGAGTCAGAGGAAACGATCATTGCAGGTCGCAACCCAAGGCTATTCAGGAGGAAGAAATCTGCCATGAAAGCCATAAAGATCGTCATCGGGATCCTGTGCCTGGTCAGCGTATGGTGCATCATCGGACCGGCCTCTGCGGCGGAGTTCGAATACACCCTTCACACCGGCTTTCACTTCGACCTGTGGCGGAGCGATGCGGATGAGAGCGGTTTTCAGTTCCACACGCCCATCGAGGTTGCCGGCCGCTACGATGCGTTTTCCCTGCGGGTGCTCAGCGCCGTCATGTACACCGAGACATCTCCCGAAGGCAGGGATGACGTGTCCGTCTCGAATTTCGCCGACACCAAGATCAATGCCTCCTACGAGATCATCGGCCGCTTCCCGGTCGATATCCTGATCGGGCTCGATCTGAACCTTCCCACGGGCGAGACCCGGCTGAGCGCCGATGACCTGCTGCTGTATCTGGACCCCGATCTCGTTTCCATCACCCAGCTCGGTGAGGGTTTCAACATCAACCCGACGCTCGTCCTCGGCAGGGAATGGGAGCGTTGGGCGGCCGGCCTGGGGGCTGGATACGTGTGGCGCGGAAGCTACGACTACAGCGAGGAGGTCGAGGACTACGACCCGGGAAACATCTTCACCCTGTCGGCGGAGGTCCACTATCTGCTGACATCCGCCTGGCAGGCGCGGCTGTTCGCCCAGTACGCCGATTACGGCCAGGACACGGTGCGGGATGCGGCCTTTTATGAGGAGGGGGACTTCATGATGATCGGCGTGGGCTTGGACTATTCGGCCGGTCCCTGGGAGACCTCCGTCAGCCTGAGAAGCATCCAGAGGGCCAAAAGCCGCTTCGACGAGCCGTCGGGCGGCATTCTGAAGGAGGAGGCGAACAGCCACGGGGACGAATGGGTGGCGGACCTCTTCTGCCGGTATGCGCTCGATTCCCGGACCACGCTGAAAGGGCTCGCCCAGTTCCTCTCGATCGACGCCAATGATTACCCTCGAGGGGAGGATCTTTACGTCGGCGAGCGCCAGAAATTCGCCCTCGGGCTCGCCGTGGCCCGACAGCTCCTGGCCAACCTGAGTGGAGAGGTCGGGGTCAAGGGCTTCATCGTGGACGATGACGAGACCTGGTACCACCCCACGAGCGGCCGGCGTTACCGCGGGTTGAGCGCCGCCGTCACTTTCACCGGGACCTTCTGACCGGAGCGGCCCCTGCAAGCTCGGCCGCCGCCTCCCCGGCGGCGCCGAGCCATGCCTGGATATCACGGCCTGCCGCACTGCGCTCCGCGGCCGCCAGCACTCTGCCGGTCTCCACCTCCACCAGCCGCAGATCGATCCGGGCGGTCCCCTCGATCACGAGATAACTGCCGAAGACCATCCGCTGCGCCCCGGCGATCCGCCCGAGGCGCAGTCGTGTTTCTTCATCCGCCAGCTCTCCCGAGCCCAGGTTCAGTTCCTCCAGGATGCGGACCAGCCGCTCCCGCTCGATCACCTGGTAGCCGCCTTCGACATCCAGGACCTGGATCACCCGGCCGGCGAGGGCCTCTCCCAATCCCGGGAGGGCCGACCCTTCCGGGCCGAGATCCTCGAGGTCCCAGACCGCCACCGCCGGCGGCCCGAGGGGGGCGGGAGGCGCTGCTGCGGCGCAGGCACCCAGGATCAGGGCCAGCGCATAGGCCTCGATCCAGATGCGGAACCGAGGCCGAACCACGCCGCCTTTTGAATGCGGGGCCGTCTTCCGCGCCGAACCCGTTTCAGCGCGCGCCGCCCAAGGATCGGGGCCGTGATGATGCCTAACGAGTCTCACGTGCAGGCCCTCCCGTTTCCTGCACCTTGTCGTCGGTCTTGAGCGGCCGATCCTGTTCGAGGACCCGGGCGTAGGCGAGGTCCGGCTCGATCCGGGTCACCTCGAGTTCGCCTATGGTCCGCTGCGCGCGTTGGAGGAGCCTGCCCTTGTATTCGACCGGGGGCTGCTCCTCGACGGCGGCGAAGCGCGTCCCGAGGACCACGCCCTGCTGCGCTCCGAGGTTGATCATCACCTCGTCACCGGCGGCCTCGACCACATAGCCGCGCAGCGGGTATTTCTCCATGACGGTCTCGAGGATCTGCCGGCTCAGCTGAAAAAAGGTCTTTTGGAAGGCCGGACCGGGCTGGACCTCGGCGGTGAGGATCCGGGGGATGGCGGTGGTCTCCGTGTCGATCAGGCGCAGGTTGAGGAGCGAAGCACCGGGAAGGTGGTTCAACGTCCCGGTGCCGATCAGCTTGACCGCCATGATGCGCCCCAGGCGCGATGCGGTTTCCGGGTCGGCCAGCTCGGACGAGCCCAGGTTCAGTTCCTCGAGGACCCGCTCGATCAAAACCCGCTCGATCACCCTGACGCGGCCCGAACGGTTGAGCTGCTCGGTCAGCCCTTCGGCGAGGACGATCGGAAAACCGTCGCGATCGGCCAGCCCGCCCCTTTCCTGCATATCCAC harbors:
- a CDS encoding conserved hypothetical protein (Evidence 4 : Unknown function but conserved in other organisms), giving the protein MNQHRIGLFIASLGILCALISLGVVIVLSPLEGILLTLLFTGICGAVYWSVLRPILHDRALQKRGLPASAVILEARDTGTTVNRNPKVDLLLEIRPGDGGASYQARATPVVSRLQAALLQPGTAVEVKIDPRDRKRVALASVSTSGGLSRDPAESRLERLQDLHRKGLITEAEYRRKREEILRGL
- a CDS encoding conserved hypothetical protein (Evidence 4 : Unknown function but conserved in other organisms), which produces MKRIWITSLSGSEDAVKPLPAELKTYGIEAGGHPWVDDVEKAAWIEAREVLVDPRTALWAILGSGEAFSTPSVRYGLALLAITVQAKRGRGFPVALFVSGGAAPPADTLPTPLKGAQVTALQGASPAAKIVARLHTAPPAAAVADYRLDVHASPTLGTWFEAGPVETPWEGAMAGVAGPAEITFQAVGPRGSLPERSVLSYPVKGMQLTLRERSYLAWAVQNRLDSEASYFFKVQGTADSILFGPYAASESAELFVMDF
- a CDS encoding exported hypothetical protein (Evidence 5 : Unknown function) is translated as MKKTLLCTLGLWMAFMLPPGVAAAPDAYQPAVAHDPVNDRYLSVFADVFNATSSIYGELRDAAGEPAGDPVRLSGMDGAVMRQFPAVDRISENGHFLAVWSESAFLPDTNIRYWRVLGRLVAPDGQPLEGTIPITGYVSQGETAPQVACSDGLCLVVWQTQACYSLGPTQICNQAIAAREVDANGTLVQEEAFLLTPSNEEVRLQAFPAVACDPASGRSLVIWQDDLNADSTGWDIHGRLVEAGGALIGDERILTAADADQTLPAVAFDRLGGRYLAVWTDGRNAEARGADIFGRLVGSEGDLIGDDFPISDTAAEAFYPAVVFLEAGRRFLTAWQDDRGGELTGWDVYGRFLDAEGAADGLEIAVAATGGRDTRPALAYNPLDVSVLAAYETVLDDVPVQAYRVLSARKPPTAAAGADQNVEEGSIVTLDGSASRPWDPSAPIVSYQWIQVGGVPVALSGAGSAVASFTAPLGGALGRLLAFILVVTDSAGLQGVDMALVRVTDLPLPPIAEAGPDQFADEGTLVTLDGSGSRPSDPFYPIAAFRWRQTGGTPVSLSGGETALATFTAPMVPLEGARLDFELEVRDASALASSDTVTITVDDRSPRTFRLTLPSGAYSEIGFPVEADPDLLRQITAQFGPYDTKRFRLFRWDPETAGNIEIVSPAWGAEQACVPGRGYWAIARDPATLDITGTPASIRRPCRVLLHPGWNQLADPFFFDVGWSERILVSDGTEESLIPVTAEENTLTSRVILEYDGATGQYAIASGLRMGRGYWIENLTPEDVELLIPPEPAAPSSGPKGTEAGRGTYDGPPPPLPPEGLGKTRHRP
- a CDS encoding exported hypothetical protein (Evidence 5 : Unknown function), which translates into the protein MHKCSRKALAGCVLILLMTLSPAWAGHVITEEVRLWAREALQQEKALAASAAASDTIAVLNFANRTGAAEFDPLQKGLAVMLITDLTQVSSLRVVERVRMQALVEELGLGVSGLVETGTAPRVGRLLRARWLAGGGMTADRAPVIDIRADVLEVPDSQILGQPAAQGPLAELFRMEKEILFGILALLKVEPSTEEEEALRRPLTISLEAFLRFAEGIDASDRGLYPKAAELYEKALEADPGFGTAAEALEELRSLGLIPPKRRSGAFLRSLRDRTSLTDRLSPDEVIRRERTPQDLDQLPHPLPEPPPPPERFQP